A region from the Xyrauchen texanus isolate HMW12.3.18 unplaced genomic scaffold, RBS_HiC_50CHRs HiC_scaffold_558, whole genome shotgun sequence genome encodes:
- the LOC127642344 gene encoding ras-related protein Rab-4A: MSETYDFLFKFLVIGNAGTGKSCLLHQFIEKRFKDDSNHTIGVEFGSKVISVVNKFVKLQIWDTAGQERFRSVTRSYYRGAAGALLVYDITSRETYNALTNWLTDARMLASQNIVIILCGNKKDLDADREVTFLEASRFAQENELMFLETSALTGENVEEAFVQCARKILNKIESGELDPERMGSGIQYGDAALRQLRSPRRAQAESVQECGC; this comes from the exons ATTTCCTGTTTAAGTTTCTTGTGATTGGGAATGCAGGAACTGGAAAGTCATGTCTTCTGCATCAGTTTATAGAAAAAAGAT TCAAAGATGACTCGAATCACACTATTGGGGTTGAATTTGGCTCAAAGGTTATCAGTGTGGTCAACAAGTTTGTAAAGCTCCAAATCTGGGATACAGCAGGACAGGAGCGTTTCAG GTCTGTTACACGCAGTTACTACAGAGGGGCAGCAGGGGCTCTTCTGGTGTATGACATCACTAG TCGAGAAACATACAATGCTCTGACCAACTGGCTGACAGATGCCAGGATGCTGGCCAGCCAGAACATTGTCATTATACTGTGTGGAAATAAGAAGGATCTGGATGCTGATCGTGAAGTCACCTTCCTGGAAGCCTCACGCTTCGCTCAAGAGAATG AGCTCATGTTTTTGGAGACTAGTGCACTAACGGGAGAGAATGTGGAGGAAGCCTTTGTCCAGTGTGCTCGGAAAATCCTTAACAAAATAGAGTCAG GAGAGCTGGACCCAGAGCGGATGGGTTCAGGAATCCAGTATGGCGATGCAGCATTGCGGCAGCTGCGTTCTCCCAGACGGGCTCAGGCAGAGAGCGTGCAGGAGTGTGGCTGTTAG